The DNA sequence CTGGATGAGCTGGTGGTGACCGGAACGCGCAGTGAGCGAACGGTTCTCGACACCCCCGTGCGTACTGAAGTTGTTACTGACAGAGAGATAGAAAGCACCCACGCCCGCAATCTTAAAGAAGCTTTGATTAACGTGCCGGGCCTGCAGTTGCGGGAAATACATGGTAAGCCAGGTTATGAAGTGTGGCTGCAGGGTATTGATGCCGACCGTGTGCTCGTGCTGGTGGATGGCATGCCCCTGAGCGCAACGACTGGCTCTGCTATAGATGTAAGCCAGCTTGCAGTGCTGGATATCGAGCGGATTGAGGTGGTGAAAGGCGCAGTTTCGGCTCAGTACGGCAGTGCAGCTATGGGCGGGGTTGTTAATGTAATTACCCGTGGTGTGGACTCCGGAGTCAAAGGAACCTTCTCTGCTGATGCCGGTACTTACGGTGACCAGAATCCCTCCGGAGAGAAATGGGATGCTGCCCGCTACAGCGGCCGCGCGGCGGTCTCTGCCGGTAATGAACAGTGGGGCGTGCGGGTGTCCGGTTCATCGCAGCACTCTGATGGCATCGACCCGGAGCCGGAAACCTGGGACCGCCCCGGGGATGAGTACGATCGCAACGACGCGACGGTACGAGTGGATTGGCAGCCGGCAGAGAACAACAGGCTTTCCTGGTCAGGTTCGGTATTTGATGAGAATTCCAGTTCCCGGTACAGCACGCTTCCCGGGGGCACCATCAATCAGGGTAAAGACGAAGAAGTGCGTCGTCTCAGAACTACCCTGACTGGCGATCATAGTGATGGCAATGGATTGCGCGGGCATTGGGCATTGCTGCATGAGCAGCTGAGTGATGATACCTCCAAGTATTCTGTCGCTGGCACCTTTGATCAGCGTGAGGCAGATATTTCCATCTCCCAGGCTTCCGGACATGTCGAATCTGCGGTGGGCGACACACACAGTGTCCAGGTTGGCGCAGACCTGAGGCATGAAACGCTTGAACAGTACAAGGACGGTGTCTCAGAGCTTGCCAGCAACGAAGAATTTTCCAGGAAGGGGTATGAACTTTGGGCACAGGATACCTGGTTTGTGTTGGACAACCTGGAGATCGTCAGCGGCCTGCGTGGGCAGCGGGATTCGGACTTTGGTAATCATCTGGCTCCCAAGATCAATGCCCGTCTTGGTTTTGAAGATGGCGTGGGGTTTGACAGTTTTCTGCGAGCAGGTGTGGGTTCAGGCTATCGTGTTCCCAACCTGAAAGAGCGTCACTACCGTTTTGACCACAGTGAGTTGGGGTACATCGTTAATGGTAACCCCGACCTGGAAGCCGAATCATCTGTTAGCTATCAACTGGGTATTGGCGGCCATTATGAAAAGAAGATTTGGTTTGATGTAAACGGTTTTTTCAATGATATCGATGAGCTGATTCAAACCGGTGCAGACCAGGAGGCAACGGATGCGCGCACGGACAATGTTCAGGTCTACAGCTACAGCAACGTTGATCAGGCCCGTACATGGGGCGTTGAGTCGACAGTAGGTTGGGAAATCTCCGAAGGCTGGTGCATATCTGCCGGGTATACCTGGACCGAAACAGAAGATGTGGCAACGGGCTATGACCTCAATAACCGCCCAAAACACCAGCTGCAGGTTTCTATAGATGGCCTGACAGGTTTGCAGGGCTTGTCATGGTCTGTAAGAGCCCGTAACCAGAGCTCTGAATACGTTGATGCCTCTCAGGATAGAAAATCCCCCGCTTATAGCTCTGTCGATTTCAAGCTCAATTACCGGCTCATCCCTGAACTAAAGTTGTTTGCGGGCATAGACAACCTTACTGACACCCAGCGCGACTTTTCCGATCCTGACGACTTCCAGCCCATTGCCGGTAGATTTCTCTATACCGGTTTCTCTATGACTCTTGGCAGCCAATGACTGCCACCCTTATTTCAGCAAAAAGGAACCATGATATGGCTCAGCACAAACTGAAGTACCTGGCGCCCGCCCTTGGTCTGATGATGACCGCGTGTGGCGGTGGCAGTGAAAACAAGATGGCCGGAGAAACAGGCGAAGGGGGGGCGGAAGATAAGGATTACAGTCAGCAAGTGATTGATGCAATGACTGAAACCCGGTATCTGAACCTGGCAACCGGAGAGACGGTTGCCAGTGATGGCGATTGGCACCTGGCCTTCAATCGCACCAGCGTGTTGCTTAACTCCGGGGATTCTGGGAATGGCAGTGTTGCGGGCGCTGTGGGGGATGAGCAGGCGGAGTTTTACGATGTCGCCGGTGACCCGGATCTTAACAAGTTTATTGGCGCAACAGCGGATGGCGAGCTTGATCATCTCAAGGATTCATTTCCTGTGCCCGAAAGCTGGACGTCTGATGGCGTGGTCTATGCGTTTGGAGATGGCTGGTCGGTATATGGAGAGGGAGGCGTTATTTCAGAGGTTCCCGATATAGGGTATCTGGTTCGTTCCGCTGAAGGGGACAGCTATGCCCGAATGCGGATTATGGATTTTAATTTTCCGACCAGATCCGGTGGTGGTATTGAGAGCTTCGACCTGGAATTTGAAGTTCAGAGTGCTGGAACCACGCAACTCTCAGGTACAACGATACATTTCAATGAGCCGCAAGGGTATGACGGCGGCGATGCCTGTTTCGATTTCGACGCCAATGCAGCGGTCGACTGTTCAACTTCGGATACCTGGGATGTTCTGGTCGGTTTTTCTGATCGTGAGTGGTATCTCAAAACCAACAGTGGGCCGTCCGGGTCTGGGCAGGGTGGAGCACTTGGCCCGATTCCCTGGTCAGAGTTATCAGCATACACGAGCGCAACGATTGACAATGCAACAGGTGAATCTCTTGCCCAGGCCTACTCATCAGACTCTACGGGCGGCCTGTTCACAGATAACGGCTGGTACGCCTATAACCTTCAGGGAGCCCATAAACTATGGCCCAACTTCCGTGTATATCTCATCGACAGTGACTCCGAAGATGCTTCGGCGCCGGTATACGCAGTGCAGATTATCAATTACTACGGGGCTGACGGTAACAGTGGCCAGCCTGAAATCCGTTGGAAAGAAATCAGCCTGACAACCGGGGAGAATTGAGATGGAAGCACTGGCGACTCAATCTGAAATGTCTCTTGCCCAGCGCTGGCAGCAACTGCTTGAGGAGCAGCCCGGCCTGCGTATTCGTAACGCAGCTGAAGCTCTCGGTGTCAGCGAACTGGAGCTCTTGTTCAGTCGCAGCGATGGCGTACAGCCATTGAAGCGGGAGTTCGGAGCGCTGATGTCGGCAATGGATGATGTGGGTGATGTGATGATTCTTACCCGCAACAACCAGGTTGTGCATGAAGTAACCGCTACGTTCAAAAAGTTCACGGTGGCCGGAAAAGGGGCCATGGGGCTTGCGGTGGGGGATATTGATATACGGGTATTTCTTAACCAGTGGGCGCACGGCTATCTGGTGACAGAACGTACCGGTAAAACTACCCGGGAAAGCCTGCAGTTTTTCAGCGATCACGGGGCCGCTCTGCACAAGATCTATAAAACGGGCACAACAAATACAGATGCCTGGGATCTTCTTTTGCGAAGCTATCTCGACAACGAACAGCCGTTTCCGGAGCTCTTGGCTGCGCCGGTGCGTGAGCCGCGGGCTGATGCCGGAACGGTCGATGTTGCTGCCCTGAGCAAAGACTGGTCGGAACTCAAAGACGTTCATCATTTCCATGCAATGCTCAAACGCAACAAGGTAGACCGCCTGACGGCGGTTGAGCTGATTGGCGCGGAGTGGGTAACCCGTCTGAAAACCTCCCCCCCGGAGACCCATTCGCCTCTGGATCAGATTCTGGAACAGGTCAGATCCAGCCGCTGTCCGATAATGGTGTTTGTGGGCAACCCCGGGATTGTCCAGATTTTCACCGGGACAGTAGATAACCTGAAGCGCACTGGCCCCTGGATGAATGTACTGGACAAGAGTTTCAACCTGCACGCCAATACCCATGGCATTTGCGACTGGTACGTTGTTCGCAGGCCGTCGGCAGATGGCATGGTGACATCGGTGGAAGGCTATAACGCACAGGGTGACATAGTGATCACCTTGTTTGGAAAGCGTAAACCGGGACAGCCGGAGTCCAAAGACTGGCAGAGGGAAGTTGACAGGCTGGAGACTGCGCTATGCGAATGAATACCCTGGTAGCTTTTTTTGCTGCCTGCCTGTCGTTTTCCATGATGGCGCAAGCCGGACAGCCGAGAATTGTCAGTGCTGACGGCAGTATCACGGAAACGGTCTACGCCTTGGGGGCGGAGGAAAGTCTGGTGGGTGTGGATACTACCAGTAACTATCCGCCGGAGGTGCGGTCGCAGCCACGGGTGGGCTATTTGAGAGCTTTGCCATTT is a window from the Marinobacter sp. ANT_B65 genome containing:
- a CDS encoding hemin-degrading factor; the encoded protein is MEALATQSEMSLAQRWQQLLEEQPGLRIRNAAEALGVSELELLFSRSDGVQPLKREFGALMSAMDDVGDVMILTRNNQVVHEVTATFKKFTVAGKGAMGLAVGDIDIRVFLNQWAHGYLVTERTGKTTRESLQFFSDHGAALHKIYKTGTTNTDAWDLLLRSYLDNEQPFPELLAAPVREPRADAGTVDVAALSKDWSELKDVHHFHAMLKRNKVDRLTAVELIGAEWVTRLKTSPPETHSPLDQILEQVRSSRCPIMVFVGNPGIVQIFTGTVDNLKRTGPWMNVLDKSFNLHANTHGICDWYVVRRPSADGMVTSVEGYNAQGDIVITLFGKRKPGQPESKDWQREVDRLETALCE
- a CDS encoding HmuY family protein encodes the protein MAQHKLKYLAPALGLMMTACGGGSENKMAGETGEGGAEDKDYSQQVIDAMTETRYLNLATGETVASDGDWHLAFNRTSVLLNSGDSGNGSVAGAVGDEQAEFYDVAGDPDLNKFIGATADGELDHLKDSFPVPESWTSDGVVYAFGDGWSVYGEGGVISEVPDIGYLVRSAEGDSYARMRIMDFNFPTRSGGGIESFDLEFEVQSAGTTQLSGTTIHFNEPQGYDGGDACFDFDANAAVDCSTSDTWDVLVGFSDREWYLKTNSGPSGSGQGGALGPIPWSELSAYTSATIDNATGESLAQAYSSDSTGGLFTDNGWYAYNLQGAHKLWPNFRVYLIDSDSEDASAPVYAVQIINYYGADGNSGQPEIRWKEISLTTGEN
- a CDS encoding TonB-dependent receptor plug domain-containing protein, which translates into the protein MCSLVLFSMAMGPEAAYATSYLDELVVTGTRSERTVLDTPVRTEVVTDREIESTHARNLKEALINVPGLQLREIHGKPGYEVWLQGIDADRVLVLVDGMPLSATTGSAIDVSQLAVLDIERIEVVKGAVSAQYGSAAMGGVVNVITRGVDSGVKGTFSADAGTYGDQNPSGEKWDAARYSGRAAVSAGNEQWGVRVSGSSQHSDGIDPEPETWDRPGDEYDRNDATVRVDWQPAENNRLSWSGSVFDENSSSRYSTLPGGTINQGKDEEVRRLRTTLTGDHSDGNGLRGHWALLHEQLSDDTSKYSVAGTFDQREADISISQASGHVESAVGDTHSVQVGADLRHETLEQYKDGVSELASNEEFSRKGYELWAQDTWFVLDNLEIVSGLRGQRDSDFGNHLAPKINARLGFEDGVGFDSFLRAGVGSGYRVPNLKERHYRFDHSELGYIVNGNPDLEAESSVSYQLGIGGHYEKKIWFDVNGFFNDIDELIQTGADQEATDARTDNVQVYSYSNVDQARTWGVESTVGWEISEGWCISAGYTWTETEDVATGYDLNNRPKHQLQVSIDGLTGLQGLSWSVRARNQSSEYVDASQDRKSPAYSSVDFKLNYRLIPELKLFAGIDNLTDTQRDFSDPDDFQPIAGRFLYTGFSMTLGSQ